In Choloepus didactylus isolate mChoDid1 chromosome X, mChoDid1.pri, whole genome shotgun sequence, a genomic segment contains:
- the LOC119522824 gene encoding small ubiquitin-related modifier 3, with the protein MSEEKPKEGVKTENDHINLKVAGQDGSVVQFKIKRHTPLSKLMKAYCERQGLSMRQIRFRFDGQPINETDTPAQLEMEDEDTIDVFQQQTGGEAGDGLQQQTGAAPGALGLWGRGV; encoded by the coding sequence ATGTCCGAGGAGAAGCCCAAGGAGGGAGTAAAGACAGAGAACGACCACATCAATCTGAAAGTGGCTGGGCAGGATGGGTCAGTCGTCCAGTTCAAAATCAAGAGGCACACTCCTTTGAGCAAGCTGATGAAGGCGTACTGCGAGAGACAGGGCTTGTCAATGAGACAGATTAGATTCAGGTTTGATGGGCAACCAATTAATGAAACAGATACCCCAGCACAGCTGGAGATGGAGGACGAGGACACCATTGATGTGTTCCAGCAGCAGACGGGCGGAGAGGCCGGCGACGGGCTTCAGCAGCAGACGGGGGCAGCGCCTGGGGCCCTGGGCCTCTGGGGACGTGGCGTCTAG